In Desulfotignum phosphitoxidans DSM 13687, a single window of DNA contains:
- a CDS encoding ABC transporter permease — MFWAPSRTAILILKLSPLILPFVVLFCGGVFLTVCQSLGIFTPLPHTGGILAAYGVILSDPSFLGSFGFSLGVALVSAAASVAAGTFLAYRVWQLPKALAGAALVYKIPLILPHIAVAFVVLIFWSRSGILSSLAWHLGLIQSMPDFPNVLYSGWGLGMILAYTLKGTPFAMLLILALLVRFDVRQIQTAAMLGASKRRIFFSIVLPRLAPAMHTSFIILFLYSFGAFDIPYILSESRPGMLSLNVYNLYFKHDLARRPEAMAILTLMLFFAVVFIIAYSRTVTRLENGVRKL; from the coding sequence ATGTTCTGGGCCCCTAGCCGGACCGCCATACTGATTCTGAAGCTCAGCCCCCTGATCCTGCCGTTTGTGGTGCTGTTCTGCGGCGGGGTGTTTCTGACGGTGTGCCAGTCCTTAGGAATCTTCACCCCCCTGCCCCATACCGGCGGGATCCTGGCGGCCTATGGCGTGATCCTGTCTGATCCCTCTTTTTTGGGCTCCTTTGGGTTTTCCCTGGGCGTGGCCCTGGTGTCTGCCGCTGCTTCCGTGGCAGCCGGCACCTTTCTGGCCTACCGGGTCTGGCAGCTGCCCAAAGCCCTGGCCGGGGCGGCCCTGGTGTACAAAATCCCGCTGATTTTGCCCCATATTGCCGTGGCATTTGTGGTGCTGATTTTCTGGAGCCGGTCCGGTATCCTTTCCTCTCTGGCCTGGCACCTGGGCCTGATCCAGTCCATGCCGGATTTTCCCAATGTTTTGTATTCCGGCTGGGGCTTAGGCATGATCCTGGCCTATACCCTGAAAGGCACCCCGTTTGCCATGCTTTTGATTCTGGCCCTGCTGGTGCGGTTCGATGTCCGGCAGATCCAGACGGCAGCCATGCTGGGGGCATCGAAACGGCGCATCTTTTTTTCCATTGTACTGCCAAGGCTGGCCCCGGCGATGCACACCAGTTTTATCATCTTGTTTCTATACAGTTTCGGGGCATTTGACATTCCTTACATTTTGAGCGAAAGCCGGCCCGGCATGCTCAGCCTGAATGTCTATAACCTGTACTTCAAGCATGATCTGGCCCGGCGGCCCGAAGCCATGGCCATCCTGACGCTGATGCTCTTTTTTGCCGTGGTGTTCATCATCGCCTATTCCAGGACCGTCACCCGCCTGGAAAACGGGGTCAGAAAACTGTGA
- a CDS encoding TonB-dependent receptor, translating to MKFLQQFMVVCLVMSALSAGAGESDTDIMVLDDVVVTATKLVTPTKQTNETVYTGSEITREGLDALGSKAAVSVYEAINILPGISVESIDPYGLAAEQKNIRVRGVRGFLGAMTVAGVPNYGGNPMGPREYIYDMENFDSIAVYKGAVPADLGTGVGARGGAVELRPRWPEQKFGMNVSQGIGTGNYTRSFIRLGSGNLPRTRTGLSLSLSHTDAEKWKGPGDLGPRKNANLMVRQPLPTGDEVKFWFNANDLKQDLYRPLTYSEVTSLSRFYDQDYNTGLTGNKNEDINYYRYNRGDYANRDFLAELPVTLSDKFRFMFKPYFTDEDTEIFQGSASQGGIVIKRQRDIERYGMITRLDSHFSWGTASLGYWAEVSDMVIRQQNYDPVTFAFKGYGMYMKSEDKGMVHSPFLKLAGSIGRFDWQAGLKYFHYTDPAGQGYVASAPDYTLTAASDLFREEKTYEEILPTLGAAFRLTHNLELNASYGRNQIRPYAYVPLVNIYNQNRAAFQAAGVTLNDMFSGYDMEISDNFEVGARFRYDRFEVVPTLFYSRHQNLLTTVYDPRVNQSYFQNVGDATGYGVEIESNFLITDHLNLFFNPCYTALTYDDDLVFQGAVRNTKDKQVLDTPEWTVKTGLIYTWKDFEVIPMVRYLGTRYGDAEHTEKIDDYVVADLKMGYTFNNFSFLDKLKLSLELTNLFDKEYVSVINAMDDSRAGSTSYYVGAPFTALMTVGFDF from the coding sequence ATGAAATTCTTGCAACAGTTCATGGTGGTTTGTCTGGTGATGTCGGCCCTTTCCGCCGGTGCCGGGGAATCCGACACAGACATAATGGTTCTGGATGATGTGGTGGTAACCGCCACCAAACTGGTGACCCCCACCAAGCAGACCAATGAAACGGTCTACACGGGAAGCGAGATCACCCGGGAGGGTCTGGATGCACTGGGAAGCAAGGCAGCAGTCAGCGTTTATGAGGCGATCAATATTCTTCCCGGCATCTCCGTGGAAAGTATCGACCCCTACGGACTGGCGGCCGAACAGAAAAATATCCGGGTCCGGGGGGTCCGCGGATTTCTGGGTGCCATGACCGTGGCGGGAGTCCCCAACTACGGCGGCAACCCCATGGGGCCCCGGGAATATATCTATGACATGGAAAATTTCGACAGCATTGCCGTATACAAAGGGGCGGTCCCGGCGGATCTTGGCACCGGGGTCGGTGCCCGGGGTGGGGCTGTGGAACTCAGGCCCCGATGGCCGGAACAGAAATTCGGGATGAATGTCAGCCAGGGAATCGGCACCGGCAATTACACCCGGAGCTTTATCCGGCTGGGTTCCGGAAACCTGCCTCGAACGAGGACCGGGCTGTCCCTTTCCCTTTCCCATACAGATGCGGAAAAATGGAAAGGCCCCGGTGATTTAGGCCCCAGGAAAAATGCCAACCTGATGGTACGCCAACCTCTCCCCACCGGGGATGAAGTTAAATTCTGGTTCAACGCCAATGACCTGAAACAGGATCTGTACCGGCCGTTGACTTATAGTGAAGTCACGTCTCTGAGCCGCTTTTACGACCAAGATTACAACACGGGTCTGACCGGAAACAAGAACGAAGATATCAACTATTACCGATACAACCGGGGCGATTATGCCAACCGGGATTTTCTGGCTGAACTGCCGGTCACGCTTTCTGACAAATTCCGGTTTATGTTCAAGCCTTACTTCACGGATGAGGACACTGAAATTTTCCAGGGATCTGCTTCCCAGGGCGGCATTGTCATCAAACGGCAGCGGGACATTGAAAGGTACGGCATGATCACTCGACTGGATTCTCACTTTTCATGGGGCACGGCCTCTTTAGGATACTGGGCCGAGGTGTCCGACATGGTGATCCGGCAGCAGAACTACGACCCGGTCACCTTTGCGTTCAAAGGATACGGCATGTACATGAAAAGTGAGGACAAAGGAATGGTCCACAGTCCGTTCCTGAAACTGGCCGGCAGCATCGGACGGTTCGACTGGCAGGCCGGCCTCAAATATTTTCACTACACGGATCCTGCCGGCCAGGGATATGTCGCTTCCGCGCCTGACTATACGCTCACGGCAGCTTCGGATCTTTTCCGGGAAGAAAAAACCTATGAAGAAATTCTTCCGACACTGGGTGCGGCCTTTCGGCTGACACACAACCTGGAATTGAATGCCAGTTACGGGCGCAACCAGATCCGGCCCTATGCCTATGTCCCGCTGGTCAACATCTACAACCAGAACCGGGCCGCATTCCAGGCAGCCGGGGTGACTCTCAATGATATGTTCAGCGGCTATGACATGGAAATCTCGGACAACTTCGAAGTCGGCGCCCGGTTCCGGTACGACCGTTTCGAGGTGGTGCCGACCCTGTTTTATTCCAGGCACCAGAATCTGTTGACCACGGTTTACGACCCAAGGGTGAATCAAAGCTACTTCCAGAACGTTGGCGATGCCACCGGGTACGGGGTCGAAATCGAGTCCAATTTTCTGATCACTGACCACCTGAACCTGTTTTTCAACCCTTGCTATACGGCATTGACCTACGATGACGACCTGGTATTTCAGGGTGCTGTCCGCAACACAAAGGACAAACAGGTACTGGATACCCCTGAATGGACTGTCAAAACCGGGTTGATATACACCTGGAAAGATTTCGAAGTGATTCCCATGGTCCGGTACCTGGGCACCCGGTACGGGGACGCCGAGCACACCGAAAAGATCGATGATTATGTGGTGGCGGACCTGAAAATGGGCTACACCTTCAACAATTTTTCTTTTTTGGACAAACTCAAGCTATCCCTGGAACTGACCAACCTGTTTGACAAGGAATATGTGTCGGTGATCAATGCCATGGATGACAGCCGGGCCGGAAGCACCAGTTATTACGTTGGCGCCCCTTTTACGGCTTTGATGACGGTGGGGTTTGATTTCTAA
- a CDS encoding ABC transporter ATP-binding protein: MYITLRHIGKSFKHQPVLESIGFAVNARELVSIVGPSGAGKTTLLKIIAGLEAPDTGQVIFSHPVTKHHPVIIVFQDYVLFPAMTVRQNIGFGLKARHMGKNQIKNQVDQMLDYFKLAPQADQYPAQLSAGQKQRVAIARAMIVNPAVLLLDEPFANLDRNLKMETARFIRTTQQAFGIPTISVTHDLEEAFAMSDRIGVLLDGRVQQFDTPRQVYFHSATPAVARFLGPVNKIPPALFPLFRVDEAVAGPLNGTPLPARPENLAIIADPEGFGRITEKTFAGHYTVYTVTVGSQTYTIYSQNDRFESSQHVSLRYRPF; the protein is encoded by the coding sequence ATGTATATTACACTCCGTCACATAGGCAAATCCTTTAAACACCAGCCCGTTCTGGAATCCATCGGCTTTGCCGTGAACGCCAGGGAGCTGGTTTCCATTGTAGGGCCGTCCGGGGCCGGCAAGACCACCCTGCTCAAAATCATCGCCGGACTGGAGGCTCCGGACACAGGACAGGTGATATTTTCCCACCCCGTGACCAAACACCACCCCGTGATCATTGTGTTCCAGGATTATGTGCTGTTTCCCGCCATGACGGTGAGACAGAATATCGGATTCGGTCTCAAGGCCCGGCACATGGGAAAAAACCAGATCAAAAACCAGGTGGATCAGATGCTGGACTATTTTAAACTGGCCCCCCAGGCAGACCAGTATCCGGCCCAGCTGTCCGCCGGCCAGAAACAGCGGGTGGCCATTGCCCGTGCCATGATCGTGAACCCGGCCGTGCTCTTGCTGGATGAGCCTTTTGCCAACCTGGACCGGAACCTGAAAATGGAGACGGCCCGCTTCATCCGCACCACCCAGCAGGCATTCGGCATTCCCACAATCAGTGTCACCCATGACCTGGAAGAAGCCTTTGCCATGTCCGACCGCATCGGGGTTTTGCTGGACGGCCGGGTTCAGCAGTTCGATACCCCCCGGCAGGTGTATTTCCATTCGGCCACCCCGGCTGTGGCCCGGTTTCTGGGCCCCGTGAATAAAATTCCGCCGGCGCTGTTCCCGTTGTTCCGGGTGGATGAGGCCGTGGCCGGCCCGCTGAACGGGACCCCGCTTCCGGCCCGGCCCGAAAACCTGGCCATTATTGCAGACCCGGAGGGATTCGGCCGCATCACGGAAAAAACCTTTGCCGGCCACTACACCGTGTATACGGTAACCGTCGGCTCTCAGACCTACACCATCTACAGCCAGAATGACCGGTTTGAAAGCAGTCAGCATGTATCTTTGCGGTATCGGCCGTTTTAA
- a CDS encoding 4Fe-4S dicluster domain-containing protein has product MTLSFNHETCSGCRACELVCSLQNLKIINPSKAMLRVMPRFPEPGIFQVAICNQCGACAEACPTGAIHRVKDTWRIDMKKCDGCLACVSACPENVMMVDDDGMPYKCINCRQCVEVCPRDALSFK; this is encoded by the coding sequence ATGACACTATCATTCAACCATGAAACCTGTTCCGGGTGCCGGGCCTGCGAACTGGTGTGTTCATTGCAGAATCTGAAAATAATCAATCCGTCCAAGGCCATGCTCCGGGTCATGCCGCGGTTTCCCGAGCCCGGCATTTTCCAGGTGGCCATCTGCAACCAGTGCGGGGCGTGTGCCGAAGCCTGCCCCACCGGGGCCATCCATCGGGTCAAAGACACCTGGCGCATTGACATGAAAAAATGCGACGGGTGCCTGGCATGTGTTTCCGCCTGCCCGGAAAACGTGATGATGGTGGATGATGACGGCATGCCCTACAAATGCATCAACTGCCGGCAGTGTGTGGAAGTGTGTCCCCGGGATGCACTGAGCTTCAAATAG
- a CDS encoding ABC transporter substrate-binding protein, which translates to MTLRWNMTFLLLMLVIPFFHPFTLPARASGDILPDTPFEQILEQARGTQVQWYMYGGWTHVNTWVDTFVAKEMKQRYDIHVKRVPMDAGVFINKLLNEKAAGKTTGTIDLLWINGENFKNAKETGLLFGPFAGHLPHVRQYVNPDSITHDFGFPVDGFEAPFGRAQFVFEYDTDRTDTVPDTVAALKQWIMDNPGQFTYPQPPDFTGSAFIRHIFYAVTGGHGQYMAGWDPDLYEKNAPLLWDWLNQIKPFLWQKGRTYPRDSAFLDTLFARGEVAFSMSYHPPHAQNMIMEGSYPDTVRTFALKDGAIFNTHFTAIAFNAPNKAGAMVLADFLMSVDAQVSKFQPENWGDFPVLDLNRLSASDRQRFETVDLGPATLTPDQLAAVAVPEIPAQYLEALEQDWKTHVLGP; encoded by the coding sequence ATGACCCTGCGATGGAACATGACTTTTTTGCTGTTGATGCTGGTGATACCGTTCTTTCATCCGTTTACCCTGCCGGCCCGGGCATCCGGCGATATCCTGCCGGACACCCCGTTCGAACAGATCCTGGAACAGGCCCGGGGGACTCAGGTCCAATGGTACATGTACGGGGGATGGACCCATGTCAACACCTGGGTGGACACGTTTGTGGCCAAAGAGATGAAACAGCGCTATGACATCCATGTGAAACGGGTCCCCATGGATGCCGGGGTGTTTATCAACAAACTGCTCAACGAAAAAGCCGCCGGCAAAACCACGGGGACCATCGACCTGCTGTGGATCAACGGGGAAAACTTTAAAAATGCGAAGGAAACCGGCCTGCTGTTCGGCCCCTTTGCCGGACATTTGCCCCATGTGCGGCAGTATGTGAACCCGGACAGCATCACCCATGATTTCGGATTTCCTGTGGACGGATTTGAAGCCCCATTCGGCCGGGCCCAGTTCGTGTTCGAGTATGACACAGACCGGACGGACACTGTCCCGGACACGGTGGCGGCCCTCAAACAGTGGATCATGGACAACCCGGGACAGTTCACCTATCCCCAGCCCCCGGATTTCACAGGGTCTGCTTTTATCCGCCACATTTTCTATGCAGTCACGGGCGGGCACGGCCAATACATGGCCGGGTGGGATCCGGACCTGTATGAAAAAAACGCGCCGTTGCTGTGGGACTGGCTCAACCAGATCAAGCCGTTTTTATGGCAGAAAGGACGAACCTATCCCAGGGACAGCGCATTTCTGGATACGCTGTTTGCCAGGGGAGAGGTGGCGTTTAGCATGTCCTATCATCCGCCCCACGCCCAGAACATGATTATGGAGGGCAGTTATCCGGATACGGTCAGAACCTTTGCCTTAAAAGACGGTGCTATTTTCAACACCCATTTCACGGCCATTGCCTTTAACGCCCCAAACAAGGCCGGGGCCATGGTGCTGGCAGATTTCCTGATGTCCGTGGATGCCCAGGTATCCAAATTTCAACCGGAGAACTGGGGGGATTTTCCGGTTCTGGACCTGAACCGGCTCAGTGCATCGGACCGGCAGCGGTTTGAGACCGTGGACTTAGGGCCCGCCACCCTGACACCGGATCAGCTGGCTGCCGTTGCCGTGCCTGAGATACCGGCCCAATATCTTGAAGCCCTGGAACAGGACTGGAAAACCCATGTTCTGGGCCCCTAG
- a CDS encoding cold-shock protein: protein MANGTVKWFNDAKGFGFIEQEDGGKDVFVHHSGINAMGFKSLNEGDRVSFDISEGQRGPAATNVTVV from the coding sequence ATGGCCAACGGTACAGTAAAATGGTTTAACGACGCAAAAGGGTTTGGATTTATTGAGCAGGAAGACGGTGGAAAAGATGTGTTCGTGCATCACTCAGGCATTAATGCCATGGGTTTCAAATCCCTCAACGAGGGAGACCGGGTTTCCTTTGACATCTCTGAAGGCCAGCGTGGACCCGCTGCGACGAATGTAACTGTGGTGTAA
- a CDS encoding ABC transporter permease translates to MKKTGPIPHVLTLLVLAILFALPAGILVLVGLAPGWRFPDLWPKRFSFTGIEFLITHRDQILTALASSFFYSLATVFVTLVMCLTPAAAFARQRFAGKRLLEALLLTPALVPPMTFAMGLHVVFIRLSLADTVAGVILILALFTYPYMFRALVAGFQTLGEQYRTCAKNLGAGPVAIFWQVELPLLVPAMIAGGSVVFLVAFSEYFLVFLMGGGTVPSFTGFLMPLLASSNRSLAAILTLIFLLLPILLFFVIDGSLMRTYRKKGMA, encoded by the coding sequence GTGAAAAAAACCGGCCCCATCCCCCACGTGCTGACCCTGCTGGTGCTGGCGATCCTGTTTGCCCTGCCTGCCGGCATCCTGGTGCTGGTGGGCCTGGCCCCGGGGTGGCGGTTTCCGGATTTGTGGCCGAAACGGTTTTCTTTTACGGGCATCGAGTTTCTGATCACCCACCGGGATCAGATCCTGACCGCGCTGGCTTCCTCGTTTTTTTATTCCCTGGCCACGGTGTTCGTCACCTTAGTCATGTGCCTGACCCCGGCCGCTGCCTTTGCCAGACAACGGTTTGCCGGCAAACGGTTGCTGGAAGCGTTGCTGCTCACCCCGGCCCTGGTGCCGCCCATGACTTTTGCCATGGGACTGCATGTGGTGTTCATCCGGCTGTCTCTGGCTGACACCGTGGCCGGGGTGATTCTGATCCTGGCCCTGTTCACCTACCCTTACATGTTCCGGGCCCTGGTGGCGGGATTCCAGACCCTGGGAGAACAATATCGCACTTGTGCCAAAAACCTGGGGGCCGGTCCCGTGGCGATTTTCTGGCAGGTGGAGCTGCCGTTGCTGGTGCCGGCCATGATCGCCGGCGGCAGTGTGGTGTTTCTGGTGGCGTTTTCCGAATATTTTCTGGTGTTTCTCATGGGCGGGGGAACCGTGCCTTCTTTTACCGGGTTTCTGATGCCGCTGCTCGCTTCTTCCAACCGGTCCCTGGCCGCGATTCTGACCCTGATTTTCCTGCTGCTGCCCATCCTTTTGTTTTTTGTTATCGACGGATCATTGATGCGCACCTACCGCAAAAAAGGCATGGCCTGA
- a CDS encoding FmdE family protein, which produces MIPAKYQHTFITALFVAITITAWSGVCFGQPAADGTSSGSVYTRWKAVGQFAADLSLEMIQNAGKTPDKKDLIVLTNAGYAQMFGMPTQGVLDGLAAVTGASRGKNTLVEIHAAAWDPLWVAVHDPASGWCAYLEMVQPGGSDPQQFPDAMSPDIFGIRTVERIDADYLYAHAKEFETRMAGRIFGDNAFRVITIANAVASGAPARVVRAFEFHDHYCPGVMSGIFMADYVQAHFPPGRSGYVVHGIDPWCKEDALMTLLNATPGKKKYAVTYPSEADRARRLPAVETAATIIYRQNDQTGQWEGILLGFDWADTSCPKTGNVIIDKLCIDLWYLERIDSPETFVKVLKTVTLPDGVSPMDWATPGTDPLGKMGLTVQ; this is translated from the coding sequence AAATATCAACACACCTTTATAACGGCCCTGTTTGTGGCCATCACCATCACTGCCTGGAGCGGGGTATGTTTTGGACAACCCGCCGCTGATGGAACGTCTTCCGGGTCGGTTTACACCCGCTGGAAAGCTGTGGGACAGTTTGCCGCGGACCTGTCCCTGGAAATGATCCAGAATGCGGGCAAGACCCCGGACAAAAAAGATCTCATCGTTCTGACCAATGCAGGATATGCTCAAATGTTCGGCATGCCGACCCAGGGAGTACTTGACGGCCTGGCAGCGGTCACCGGCGCCAGCCGGGGAAAAAACACCCTGGTGGAGATCCATGCCGCTGCCTGGGACCCTTTGTGGGTGGCGGTCCATGATCCGGCATCCGGGTGGTGCGCTTATCTGGAGATGGTGCAACCCGGCGGATCAGACCCTCAACAGTTTCCGGATGCCATGTCTCCTGACATATTCGGCATCCGGACCGTGGAACGAATCGATGCCGATTATCTTTATGCGCATGCAAAAGAATTTGAAACCCGGATGGCCGGCCGGATATTCGGGGACAATGCCTTCCGGGTCATCACCATTGCCAATGCCGTGGCATCCGGGGCACCGGCCCGGGTGGTCCGGGCGTTTGAATTTCACGACCATTACTGCCCCGGGGTGATGTCCGGCATTTTCATGGCCGATTATGTGCAGGCCCATTTTCCCCCGGGCAGATCCGGATATGTCGTTCACGGGATAGACCCCTGGTGCAAGGAAGATGCCCTGATGACCCTTTTAAACGCCACCCCGGGCAAGAAAAAATATGCCGTGACCTATCCTTCCGAAGCAGACCGGGCCAGGCGCCTCCCGGCGGTTGAAACCGCCGCCACCATCATCTACCGACAGAATGACCAGACCGGACAATGGGAAGGAATCCTCCTGGGATTTGACTGGGCCGACACTTCCTGCCCTAAAACCGGGAATGTCATCATCGACAAACTGTGCATCGACCTGTGGTACCTGGAACGGATCGATTCTCCTGAAACATTTGTCAAGGTATTGAAAACCGTCACCCTCCCGGACGGTGTATCTCCCATGGACTGGGCAACTCCCGGAACCGATCCGCTGGGAAAGATGGGCCTGACCGTCCAATGA
- a CDS encoding phosphotransferase family protein gives MPDTDRLEQIQQFLTDTGWVSSPFRVSFLAAGEYNANYLIESGARQYVLRINHGSQLGLGDDQIAYEYQVLTALADSGVTPKPLACHPRPDPLGGGVLLMEFIPGEPLDYCRDLEKAAHVFARIHTVSVPDSLIVQADPVSDIARESYGLLHRFSDHPLTKEKEQILAYYDTVLALAETTRPLFDAEPLCLVNTEVNSGNFLISPDRACLVDWEKAVVSCRYQDLGHFMVPTTTLWKTDIVLSRKDRHRFLSAYHQQACPDMPFDDLAEKSHVMEKTILLRALSWCFMAWYEYTQTDRPIRNPDTFAKIQQYLSDIPCILHSVT, from the coding sequence ATGCCGGATACCGACAGACTGGAACAGATACAGCAGTTTCTAACAGATACCGGCTGGGTGTCTTCGCCTTTTCGCGTTTCTTTTCTGGCGGCCGGGGAATACAATGCCAACTATCTGATCGAATCAGGTGCCCGGCAGTATGTCCTGCGCATCAACCACGGCAGCCAGCTGGGCCTGGGAGATGATCAGATCGCTTACGAATACCAGGTGCTCACGGCCCTGGCGGATTCCGGGGTCACGCCAAAACCCCTGGCCTGCCATCCCCGGCCCGATCCCTTGGGAGGTGGGGTCCTGCTCATGGAATTCATCCCTGGCGAGCCCCTGGATTACTGCCGGGACCTGGAAAAAGCAGCCCACGTCTTTGCCCGGATTCACACGGTATCTGTACCGGACAGTCTGATCGTCCAGGCAGACCCCGTGAGCGATATTGCCCGGGAAAGCTATGGCCTGCTCCACCGGTTTAGCGACCACCCGCTTACAAAGGAAAAGGAACAGATCCTGGCCTATTACGACACCGTCCTGGCTCTGGCTGAAACCACCCGGCCCCTGTTTGACGCAGAACCCTTGTGCCTGGTGAACACGGAAGTGAACTCCGGCAATTTTCTCATCAGTCCGGACCGGGCCTGCCTGGTGGACTGGGAAAAGGCCGTGGTCTCCTGCCGGTACCAGGACCTGGGCCATTTCATGGTACCCACCACCACGCTGTGGAAAACCGACATCGTTCTGAGCCGGAAAGACCGGCACCGATTTCTGTCCGCCTACCACCAGCAGGCATGCCCGGACATGCCGTTTGATGATCTTGCGGAAAAATCCCATGTCATGGAAAAAACCATTCTGCTGCGGGCCCTGTCCTGGTGCTTCATGGCCTGGTATGAATACACACAGACCGACCGGCCCATCCGGAACCCGGACACCTTTGCCAAAATTCAGCAGTATCTGTCGGATATCCCATGTATATTACACTCCGTCACATAG
- a CDS encoding ribbon-helix-helix protein, CopG family has translation MSRLTITLDDDLHQALKETAARQGRSIGKIIEESLVLRGIKSMTHARQLVEKARIRAGCTDEEAIRLAVEETRDLCTR, from the coding sequence ATGAGCCGTCTCACCATCACCCTTGACGATGATCTGCATCAGGCACTTAAAGAAACGGCTGCCCGGCAGGGACGCAGCATCGGGAAAATTATCGAGGAAAGCCTTGTTCTCCGGGGGATTAAATCGATGACTCACGCAAGACAACTGGTGGAGAAGGCCCGGATCAGGGCCGGCTGCACTGATGAAGAAGCAATCCGCCTTGCCGTTGAGGAAACCCGCGACCTTTGCACCCGATGA
- a CDS encoding putative toxin-antitoxin system toxin component, PIN family, whose product MIIDTDVVAAGLITSRPDSPTAQILDGMINGRLVFLLSPALLDEYRQILLRPKLVRLHGLTEPEIGLILTEITANAIWRDPPADNEHIPPDLQDSHLWALLASEPAAVLITGDHLLIEKPRPGSSVISPAVWLAHFAN is encoded by the coding sequence TTGATTATTGATACCGATGTGGTCGCAGCCGGACTCATCACTTCCCGGCCGGACAGTCCCACTGCACAGATTCTGGATGGCATGATCAATGGCAGGTTGGTTTTTCTTTTGTCTCCGGCGCTGCTCGATGAATACCGGCAGATATTGCTGAGACCCAAACTGGTCCGGCTTCATGGTCTGACAGAACCGGAGATAGGGCTGATTCTGACGGAAATTACTGCCAATGCCATCTGGCGGGATCCTCCTGCCGACAATGAACATATCCCGCCGGACCTTCAGGATTCCCATCTGTGGGCGCTTCTGGCATCAGAGCCGGCAGCGGTTCTGATCACGGGAGATCATCTGCTCATTGAAAAACCCAGACCCGGCAGTTCAGTCATATCCCCGGCAGTATGGCTGGCCCATTTTGCCAACTGA